Proteins encoded within one genomic window of Panicum virgatum strain AP13 chromosome 1N, P.virgatum_v5, whole genome shotgun sequence:
- the LOC120653649 gene encoding uncharacterized protein LOC120653649 — translation MAGYLEALNPLAWENARAKNALFDAIGEEIFARVHSKKTAHEVWEELETIHVGSKKLREEKYQVLKEKLNEFKIHPSELLEQIYTRLNVLIEDINALEISPLSTSDIIRKIFHSLHKPKYNIVTSLVYEKDLSTLQVNEVVGKIRSHEIFLLGEIDPPQAKGDLALKAKGENKSKKKSKGKTPMSSSSEASDDSSDEEGDEDTKLALLMRKTTKLMSRLNKKGYNFDPKKNKFRIRKPKNALKKICYVCGNYGHLSYDCPQESNKKQDEDNQPRHNKDHDHKKDHDKKEYKKKRSFKKKEQIKAFLGEWVIDSETSIDDDDDDDDDDTPRTSLWGSPSMKMNHRYLHHPYLKLLLDEYNDIIKKLKSKLKCLKNVHVELKTSHDELLVRHNEVEETHEKCVVSSKQLREDHGKVLVKHNELVEKHDEVVVLNKSLEESNKKLKLDYANLNSKYQELEFAFDAIDDELETLKTKNINASTYCETNMETSNSFTNHDVPSSSKTNHDREKKLEEELQKDKSKTVKIFKIFIKQAQNKFESSVVKFLKKTPYELLVGRKPNISYFRVFGCKCYIFKKRKHLGKFESRYDVGFLVGYSSNSKAYRVFNNASRMIEETYDVEFDETNGSKGKFFACDDVSDEPLQEVMKIIAIGQVKPKKEDEEIITPSTQDGAPSKDDSKEEASPTIHHDESSDEKDEAP, via the exons atggcgggttaccttgaggctCTTAACCCTCTTGCATGGGAG AATGCTAGAGCCAAAAATGCTTTGTTTGATGCTATTGGAGAAGAAATCTTTGCTCGTGTGCATAGCAAGAAAACCGCTCATGAGGTGTGGGAAGAGCTTGAGACCATTCATGTTGGGTCTAAGAAGCTCCGTGAAGAGAAGTACCAAGTGCTAAAGGAGAAACTCAATGAGTTCAAAATACATCCTAGTGAATTACTTGAACAAATATATACTAGGTTGAATGTACTTATTGAGGACATTAACGCacttgaaatttctcctttgtctacTAGTGACATCATCCGGAAGATTTTTCACTCATTgcacaagcccaagtacaacattgtgACATCTTTGGTCTATGAGAAAGATCTTTCCACATTGCAAGTGAATGAAGTGGTTGGGAAAATTCGGTCTCATGAGATATTTCTCTTAGGTGAAATTGATCCTCCTCAAGCCAAAGGTGATCTTGCTCTCAAAGCTAAAGGCGAAAACAAGTCAAAGAAGAAGAGCAAGGGCAAGACACCTATGTCAAGTTCAAGTGAAGCTAGtgatgactcaagtgatgaggaaggtGATGAAGATACCAAACTTGCTCTCCTCATGAGGAAGACCACAAAGCTCatgtcaaggttgaacaagaAGGGGTACAATTTCgaccccaagaaaaacaagtttcgtaTAAGGAAGCCCAAAAATGCCCTCAAGAAGATATGCTATGTTTGTGGCAATTATGGTCATCTCTCATATGATTGCCCTCAAGAATCCAACAAGAAGCAAGATGAGGACAATCAACCAAGGCACAATAAAGATCATGATCACAAGAAGGACCATGACAAGaaagagtacaagaagaagaggtCCTTCAAGAAGAAAGAGCAAATCAAGGCTTTCCTTGGGGAGTGGGTCATCGACAGCGAGACCTCaatcgatgatgatgatgatgatgatgatgatgatacaccAAGAACGTCGTTGTGGGGATCGCCATCCATGAAGATGAACCACCgctacctccaccacccat ATCTTAAGTTGCTCCTAGATGAATATAATGACATAATCAAGAAGCTTAAATCTAAACTCAAGTGTTTAAAAAATGTGCATGTTGAGCTTAAGACTTCGCATGATGAGTTACTTGTTAGACACAATGAGGTAGAAGAGACTCATGAAAAATGTGTTGTATCTAGCAAGCAACTTAGAGAGGATCATGGTAAGGTACTTGTTAAGCACAATGAACTAGTTGAAAAACATGATGAAGTAGTTGTGCTCAACAAGTCGCTTGAAGAGTCCAACAAGAAGCttaagcttgattatgctaacctaaattcaaaatatcaagaacttgagttTGCCTTTGATGCTATTGATGATGAACTTGAAACTCTAAAAACTAAAAACATCAATGCATCAACTTATTGTGAAACCAATATGGAGACATCCAACTCTTTCACTAATCACGATGTCCCTAGTTCTTCcaagactaaccatgatagggaAAAGAAACTTGAGGAGGAGCTCCAAA AGGACAAGAGCAAAACCGTCAAGATCTTCAAGATATTCATCAAGCAAGCCCAAAACAAGTTCGAGTCAAGTGTAGTCAAG TTCTTGAAGAAGACCCCTTATGAACTTCTTGTTGGGAGGAAGCCCAATATCTCCTACTTCCGAGTTTTTGGGTGCAAATGCTACATCTTCAAGAAGAGGAAGCACCTAGGTAAGTTCGAGAGTAGGTATGACGTTGGATTTCTAgttggttattcatcaaactccaaagcatatcgagtattcaataatGCCTCCCGCATGATTGAAGAAACttatgatgtggagtttgatgagactaatggaTCCAAGGGGAAGTTTTTTGCTTGTGATGATGTAAGTGATGAACCACTACAGGAAGTCATGAAGATCATTGCCATTGGacaagtcaagccaaagaaggagGATGAAGAGATCATCACACCATCCACTCAAGATGGAGCCCcttccaaggatgactccaaagaagaagcttcACCAACAATCCATcatgatgagtcatccgatgaaaAAGATGAAGCTCCATAA